Genomic segment of Xiphias gladius isolate SHS-SW01 ecotype Sanya breed wild chromosome 16, ASM1685928v1, whole genome shotgun sequence:
AGGCGCGCTCCGTGCACGTGCCCGCGCCcagcagggaggagaagaggcgGAGGAGGCGCGCGACGGCTAAGTATCGATCCGCGCACGCCACCCGGGAGCGGATCCGCGTGGTGGCCTTCAACGTGGCCTTTGCGGAGCTGAGGAAGCTGCTCCCAACGATCCCCCCGGACAAAAAGTTGTCCAAGATTGAGATCCTACGACTCGCGATTTGTTACATCTCCTACCTCGACCACGTGCTGGATGTTTAAGCCGCAACTTGGGCTCCAGCTGGAGGAGGGCCCGAGGCAGGATGACTGTGTGTAACCAGACGCGACAGGTGAAGGATTTCCGGAAGCAACCGTGAAGCCTGCTGATACAAGATCTGAGGGAGACCCTGCATGTGTGGGGTTCTAGGGTTACATCGAACCAATGAATTTGCCCCAAACAGTACAGACAAACTGTGGCCTCCTGTGCACCCTAAGGATTGTTATGGGAATATCCCATTGACTTTTCACCATGGGAAACAGCTGCAGGACTGCTGTAGGCTTGCTGTCCGTCATCAAAACGATGGAAAGAATGGAGATATTTCTGATATTTGTGTAGCCAAACCACTAAAACATAGCAATGCTTCTCTGTTGTGACTTAGATTCCCTTTTTGCACCAATTTTGTAagtatatttatttcaattacCCAAAAGAAAAGTCTTTCGTGTGCTGTCATTACGATGGattcagctgcagctgaaattGTATTTGAAATCTTTatgttgaaaataaactgtggcagcttaaaataattaagaaccctctttgttgctgttttgatcCCAGTTATAGTATATTACTATATCTCTGAAGCCATATGGGTTTGCAAGGGCAAAATCTGATTATAAGACCTTTTTATGTTTCAGCTTAAAATGCGTCTTCTGAAAGCCTTTTGCaagtaatttgatttttttatttttttttttttttgccatcaatAATGTTTAATGCGACTGGCCTACTCccttaatcatttaatttagttAAACTGAACATAAATAGTCGACAGtcaaatcaatcaatctatcAATCATTGAACATTTGAGGTTTTTCTCAGTATTTTGACACACTGCCCTGTCTTTCCACATTACCAAAAGATATGTATGAGATCAGGCTGTGAATGTGAACTCCTGTTCGtccctttgctttttctctccattaGTCAGAGGCTGTCTGCGCTCCCTCTCTCATCCCTTTATGTGAGCCTCTGCGGTGTAATGTGGCCCAAGGGGCTCTGGGTATTGTTCATGTCCACTCCAGCAGTAAGAGTGACAGCCCTTTGtccacacactgcacactgcaCATTACCCACACCACACACTGGTCTACACACTGGTTACAATAGGTATGTTGGGGACTAGAGAGATAGAGGCCAAACCTAACAAcatattttaagataaatgGGGCAGGAAATGTTATAAAGCTCATacatattaattttctgtatagTTTTAGCAAATATGGGTAAACTACTAAAACTACGCTGGAACAGTCTGCATACAGCTCTGTCACACACCACGATGTCTGGAAATTAGACtcgattttttttcttgaagttAAATTTACTTTCATGTGTGAACAGGTCTGGAGCTGTGCTTTGATGTTATTCCAGACGTCCTTCTTCAATTTGATAAAGAATTGTCAGACTTGTGTTTGGAAGGAGCAACACTGCCCTCTGATGGAGTTTCACAGAGGAAATTTTAACTGTAGGAAGTTCATATCCATTTTTCTATATCACTGGTACATATTTTGGAGGGAATCTTGCTTGTATGGGCATCATGACTGCATGTTGTGtggctttctttttcttttttcattgtgcaaaataattgtttgatttCACCTGGTGTCTCAGGTGCCCATAACTTTCTAAGCCCGGGTTTGGGTAAGGgttggttatttatttttacatgttttttttgtgcctttattcATTGAAAACACTGCTTTATTTGCATTTAGTCGCTGTTCTGGtcctttcaatcatatcacGTGAAATTTAGAAAGGGTAAGAAAGAAGTGCTCAGACAggacagctactaaatggaccttgaggtgaAATTGTTTagtcagctgctgttttcagggtcaagaatgaactttaaaaCTCAACACAGCTATTTCGTGAATTAATAATATCATTatcactgctgtttttgtcattcttcTTGCTGcagacagtaaataaaatgtggcAAACATTTCTTGAActgttctctttgttttttttttcttgcaaccTGTTACCACTATGGTCTTTCTTGGCCTTTTTCTCCTGGGAGAAAAAATTCCTCCCACTCTCTTGTATTTCTATGCCAGTATATTATGTGGccctattgtgtgtgtgttaatatgatCACACACAAATTAATTGAGGAATATTGACCTTTCAAGCATAGTATCGGCGGAAAACAACGAAGGTGTTAAAGCTGgatttaaacacacaacaaaggACATCATGATCAGGTATTTAAGCAAGATCCACCTTAGAGCCCTTATCAGTGAAATGGGGGTGTGGGGGGCTCGGGAAGTTTCCAGCTTTGCCTGGTTTGTAACAAAGCCCTACAGGTGCTCAATAGTTTTCTTACAAGCTACCTGCTGAGATTTTAGTTTAGGTTACTGAATGGCTCTGGGTGGATTATTATGTAATCAAACATCACAAGCTTTAAGATCCACTTAGGACATTCTCTGTTTTGCACAATAGTTTGTGGCTGAGCAAAAGAAGTCTGATAAAGTTCTTACAAATTCTTAAAAACACACGTACTCCTTTTTCCCCGCAGTGTTTGTTAATGTGCACAATGATCAAAAATTTTTCATGGCAGAATGAAAGGTCCACTCCCCCACTGTAGGTGGAGGCTCCCATTCTTCACATCACCCCCCTAAGTTGCACATTGGACCAGCATTGGCTTCCAAAATAGTGATTCAATGTCCTCTTTCTGCAGATTCATGTGGACACAGCctgcagtgcacacacacacacacacaccagtttgCACAGCGAGGGTCAAACATGCAAGTCAAGTAACAGTCAAGACATACTTTTGAAGGGACCGGCATTTGAAACGTTACCGGTCAAACGGAACCAAGTTCACCGCGTTGACGCTTCTGCTTACGACCGTGAAGCACGACCTCTTGTGGGCTGCAGCTGAAAGTAATCCTTCTGGCGCACTCGGGAGTGTATTGTACCTCCACGCCGCCTTCCCCTCTCGGCTCCTGCTCTATCACGATTGCCAGGCTCGTATGAGGGAGCTGCCTCGCAGAACGGTACAGGCGCGCCtcacagcagcagcggcggcagcgcGGCGGCGACAGACTCACACCGAGACGCGAGTGAGGGATCATGACATACATCCGAGAGAAAGGTAGGTTTAATGAACTGATAATCGGGATTTTGTGTGTTCATTACACCGTGCGTATCCTGGCCAAAAGCCTGAGACACAACCCCACGCAAGAATTACTGATGAAGTTCAATGCTGTCGTCgtggaaaaaaatggtttcCTTGCAACCAGACAGATGTAGCCCTAAGCCTGTGGTCCTCCTAACCCATATTCATGTGGAGGTGAACCTtgtagttttgctttttttttttttttttatttgatctgcTCCTCTACCTCGTATGTGTAAATTGATAGACTGAACCAACAGAATGCATGCATTATTTGAGGTGATAGTAGTTTATATAGCCCACTGTGGTTAATGGGCTTCGGGGATTGAGGCTGAAACGAGATCTATTGTAACCGAAACTGCAGCTGTGTAATAGAGAGGTAACATCATCATCCCTTCGCTCTCTCAGACTCAGGAGCCTATAAAATAAAGGGCGTTTCGGATCAGGCTACAGCTGCAGGGTGATGGTGTGCGTcgccatcagcagcagctgcctgTGCTCAGCTGGATGAGGCGCTACTACGACCGAAGCCGCTTCACGTGTCTCCTCTGAAACTGTCTCCCCCTGTATCACTCAGAGGCATGATGCTGCAGTGAAACCGTGCAGCACCTACAGCCATGTATTATTGAACAGTGCTGATAGGTCCTGTGTACAGAGGCTGAAGGATGCTGTGGTATGGGAACCCCCTCAATGGGTGAGTCATCCCCTGGAAGCTATTCTCGCCATGAATGATCAAAAGAAAGTGTTGTTGGCAATGCTTTAGTTATTGTTCTCTTTTAAACGACGTTTTCTCGCTGGCAGGGCAGTGTGTCACAAGTGCAATGAGAAATGGAGCTACCCCTCAGCACCCTTTAGGCTGCAGCATTAGGATCCCGCCAAGCTTGGATAGCACGGTATAAAGCATGAGCCATTCTAGAGTAGAGTACGGTGGTGTATTTacagacactgagacactgcTCTTAAGGTAGGAATGCACCGAGGTATCTCTTCCACAACCCTCCCACCCAGCATCACctcgctccctctccctctactgtacttttacttagttCCACATGAGCGGATCAGAGGCGACTAAGTTTGCATTCCAGAGAACTGTGTCAGGTCTCAACTTTCTCCTCTTACTCTGTGGgcgtgcatgaatgtgtgtgtgtgtgtgtgtgtgtgtgtgtgtgtgtgtgtgtgtgtgtgtgtgtgtgtgtgtgtgtgtgtgtgtataagagcGGCAGGGTGGGACTGGCTGAGACTATCCAGTCACTCAAAGGTCACAGGTTTGCTCTCCGCACACACCAAACAAATATGTTTGCTCCAAGAATCGAATGTCAGATTGTCACAGCAGACAATGAAAGGAAGACACATAGGTAACAGGTTCCTAATTACATCATAT
This window contains:
- the LOC120801784 gene encoding helix-loop-helix protein 2-like — translated: MMLSPDQHEPVLPWGQTDTGTYLDDVQCGSVTAEPAGGEGKARSVHVPAPSREEKRRRRRATAKYRSAHATRERIRVVAFNVAFAELRKLLPTIPPDKKLSKIEILRLAICYISYLDHVLDV